Proteins from one Flavobacterium sp. N2038 genomic window:
- a CDS encoding YqjF family protein encodes MNFLKAEWKNLALFNYEVNPKILEQYIPAGTEIDIWNNKCYVSLVGFMFKNTKVLGLKVPFHINFEEVNLRFYVKRFENGEWKRGVVFIKEIVPKKAITFIANTLYQEHYETQKMSHEIIENENSNSFIYQWKNDKEWNTIEVETKKDLSKIEIDSEAEFITEHYFGYTKIDDETTFEYEVTHPRWEQFEVLNHRIDIDFEKNYGRDFGFLQTQKPTSVFLAQGSNITVKNKRKLQILTVLEEMY; translated from the coding sequence ATGAACTTCTTAAAAGCAGAATGGAAAAACTTAGCACTTTTCAATTATGAAGTTAATCCTAAAATTTTAGAACAATATATTCCTGCGGGAACTGAAATTGATATCTGGAACAACAAATGTTATGTAAGCTTAGTGGGGTTCATGTTTAAAAACACAAAAGTTTTAGGGCTAAAAGTTCCGTTTCATATAAACTTTGAAGAAGTCAATTTGAGATTTTACGTAAAACGTTTTGAAAATGGCGAATGGAAACGCGGTGTAGTTTTTATTAAAGAAATTGTCCCTAAAAAAGCCATCACTTTTATTGCCAATACTTTGTATCAGGAACATTATGAAACTCAGAAAATGAGTCATGAAATTATTGAAAACGAAAACAGCAATTCTTTTATTTATCAATGGAAGAATGACAAGGAATGGAATACAATTGAAGTTGAAACAAAAAAAGATCTAAGCAAAATCGAAATTGATTCTGAAGCCGAATTTATTACTGAACATTATTTTGGATATACAAAAATCGATGACGAAACCACTTTTGAATATGAAGTGACGCATCCGAGATGGGAACAATTTGAAGTTTTAAATCATCGAATTGATATTGATTTCGAAAAAAATTACGGACGCGATTTTGGATTTCTTCAAACTCAAAAACCAACTTCAGTTTTCTTAGCTCAAGGATCAAACATTACAGTGAAGAACAAAAGAAAATTGCAGATCCTTACTGTTTTGGAAGAAATGTACTAA
- a CDS encoding TIGR01777 family oxidoreductase: protein MKKLIIAAGTGFLGQVLINHFKDKFEEIVILTRRKSQTVDGIKYVNWNARTFSGWEKELENATVLINLAGKSVDCRYTKENKKAILLSRIESTKILNKAVLNCATPPKHWLNSSTSTIYRFSLDKQMDEIDGEIGNDFSINVALSWEKAFFKTETPNTLKTALRTSIVLGKNGSAFIPLKTLAKTGFGGKQGKGNQFISWIHEEDFANAVDFIIQKEITGVINIVSPEPIRNVDFMAKLRKAVGFPFGIPMNTLLLEIGSFFIRTETELVLKSRNVIPKRLLENGFEFKFGDIDEAFKNLLR, encoded by the coding sequence ATGAAAAAACTCATAATCGCAGCCGGAACAGGTTTTCTGGGACAAGTTTTAATTAATCATTTCAAAGATAAATTTGAAGAAATTGTAATTCTAACCAGAAGAAAATCTCAAACCGTTGACGGAATCAAATATGTAAACTGGAACGCCAGAACTTTTTCGGGTTGGGAAAAAGAACTCGAAAACGCAACCGTTTTAATTAATCTTGCCGGAAAATCTGTTGATTGTCGATATACCAAAGAAAACAAAAAGGCCATTTTATTATCAAGAATTGAAAGCACAAAGATTTTAAATAAAGCTGTTTTAAACTGTGCAACTCCACCTAAACATTGGCTCAATTCATCAACTTCTACTATTTATAGATTTTCGTTGGACAAACAAATGGATGAAATCGATGGCGAAATTGGAAATGATTTTTCTATAAATGTCGCTCTTTCCTGGGAAAAAGCGTTCTTTAAAACAGAAACTCCAAATACTTTAAAAACGGCTTTGCGCACTTCAATTGTTTTGGGTAAAAATGGTAGTGCTTTTATTCCGTTAAAAACTTTGGCAAAAACTGGTTTTGGCGGAAAACAAGGAAAAGGAAATCAATTTATTAGTTGGATTCATGAAGAAGATTTTGCAAATGCGGTTGATTTTATTATTCAAAAAGAAATTACAGGCGTTATTAATATTGTTTCTCCGGAGCCAATTCGCAATGTCGATTTTATGGCGAAACTTCGAAAAGCAGTTGGTTTCCCTTTTGGAATTCCAATGAATACTTTACTTCTTGAAATTGGATCTTTTTTCATCCGAACAGAAACTGAATTAGTCTTGAAAAGTAGAAATGTGATTCCGAAAAGACTTTTAGAAAATGGTTTTGAATTTAAATTTGGAGATATAGATGAGGCTTTTAAAAATTTATTACGCTAA
- a CDS encoding GbsR/MarR family transcriptional regulator, with protein sequence MEFKEAKNKFVQTWGALGSQWGINKTMAQIHALLMVSNEAVSMEDIMEELQISRGNASMNLRALMDWGIVYKEYKAGERREFFTAEKDLDELAAKISRERSKREIKPALKILKEVSTIETKDSAEEKHFVDQTTKLYDFVLKADNMLDKMTEFNENWLGKLVIKMMK encoded by the coding sequence ATGGAATTCAAAGAAGCAAAAAATAAATTCGTTCAGACATGGGGAGCTTTAGGTTCTCAATGGGGAATTAATAAAACGATGGCACAAATCCACGCTTTATTAATGGTCTCAAACGAAGCTGTTTCGATGGAAGACATTATGGAAGAATTACAAATTTCACGCGGTAACGCCAGCATGAACCTAAGAGCTTTAATGGATTGGGGAATTGTCTATAAAGAATACAAAGCCGGAGAAAGAAGAGAGTTCTTTACTGCCGAAAAAGATTTAGACGAATTAGCGGCAAAAATTTCCAGAGAAAGAAGCAAACGAGAAATTAAACCTGCACTTAAAATCTTAAAAGAAGTTTCTACAATCGAAACAAAAGATTCAGCAGAAGAAAAACACTTTGTAGATCAAACTACTAAATTATACGATTTCGTTTTAAAGGCAGATAATATGCTGGACAAAATGACTGAATTCAATGAAAACTGGTTAGGGAAATTAGTTATAAAAATGATGAAGTAA